A stretch of the Deinococcus sp. Leaf326 genome encodes the following:
- a CDS encoding App1 family protein — protein MNPAKTLFKLLLPVVERGVMAADRGISRVLQPRRRRGQLLLQPYVGWGTPHTVELTGRVLLPRTLKPPRKADPRWRNFGNILRRMFSREVSGVEVIGRLGDTLVRAVSDSDGYFTLTFVPALPLVGGWHEVALSIEGRELAALGRAQVVEQARFGIISDLDDTVLQSDVTSLPRMLMTVLTGNARTRAPFPGVGALYRALTREGAARNPIFYVSSSPWNFFDLLWQFLDYRRIPLGPLFLRNWGVDLLGGHGGYKHEIIERLFTRYPDLKFVLVGDSGEQDPVIYSEVVQRHPGRVLAVYIRDVSDAGTDAAVMKLREQVRGSGVDLVLAADSLNAASHAMAMGLITPGEYRSVLTSVTRPAAAPPPPARRAT, from the coding sequence GTGAATCCGGCCAAGACGCTGTTCAAGCTGCTGCTGCCCGTCGTTGAACGCGGTGTGATGGCCGCCGACCGGGGCATCAGCCGGGTGCTGCAGCCACGCCGCCGCCGGGGCCAGCTGCTGCTACAGCCCTATGTGGGCTGGGGGACCCCGCACACCGTCGAGTTGACCGGCCGGGTACTGCTGCCCCGTACCCTCAAACCGCCCAGAAAGGCCGACCCGCGCTGGCGCAATTTCGGCAACATCCTGCGGCGCATGTTCTCGCGCGAGGTCAGCGGCGTCGAGGTGATCGGGCGGCTGGGCGACACCCTGGTCCGCGCGGTGAGCGATTCGGACGGCTACTTCACCCTGACTTTCGTTCCCGCCCTTCCCCTGGTGGGCGGCTGGCACGAGGTGGCGCTGAGTATCGAGGGCCGCGAGCTGGCGGCGCTGGGGCGCGCGCAGGTGGTCGAGCAGGCCCGGTTCGGCATCATCAGCGACCTGGACGACACAGTTTTGCAGTCGGACGTGACCAGCCTGCCGCGGATGCTCATGACGGTCCTGACCGGCAACGCCCGCACCCGCGCGCCCTTTCCCGGTGTCGGGGCGCTGTACCGCGCCCTGACCCGCGAGGGCGCGGCGCGCAACCCGATCTTCTACGTGTCGAGCAGTCCGTGGAATTTCTTCGACCTGCTGTGGCAGTTTCTGGATTACCGGCGCATTCCGCTGGGGCCGCTCTTTCTGCGCAACTGGGGCGTGGACCTGCTGGGCGGGCACGGGGGCTACAAGCACGAGATCATCGAGCGGCTGTTCACCCGCTACCCGGACCTGAAGTTCGTGCTCGTGGGCGACAGCGGCGAGCAGGACCCGGTCATCTACTCGGAGGTCGTGCAGCGCCATCCGGGGCGGGTGCTGGCGGTCTATATCCGCGACGTGAGCGACGCGGGTACGGACGCTGCCGTCATGAAACTGCGCGAGCAGGTGCGGGGGTCCGGGGTGGACCTCGTGCTGGCCGCCGACAGCCTGAATGCCGCGAGCCATGCCATGGCGATGGGGCTCATCACGCCGGGCGAGTACCGCAGCGTCCTGACGAGCGTGACCCGCCCGGCCGCCGCGCCCCCGCCCCCTGCCCGCCGCGCGACCTGA
- a CDS encoding DinB family protein, with translation MTQTSDAALRQHVRALLTDRQAHLMFGDVVEDFPLARMNDRVDGLPYSAFEVLWHLRFTQRDILNFVRDGPYEEVEWPQGYWPHRQDATEAEWHAETAAFHADLAALLELLDDPRTDLFAVVPNGRPPEGEGQTWLREFLLVADHNAYHLGELLVLRRLLGGT, from the coding sequence ATGACCCAGACCTCCGACGCTGCCCTGCGCCAGCACGTCCGCGCCCTGCTGACCGACCGGCAGGCCCACCTGATGTTCGGCGACGTGGTCGAGGACTTCCCCCTGGCCCGCATGAACGACCGCGTGGACGGTCTGCCCTATTCGGCCTTCGAGGTGCTGTGGCACCTGCGCTTCACGCAGCGCGACATCCTGAATTTCGTGCGGGATGGGCCGTATGAGGAGGTCGAGTGGCCCCAGGGCTACTGGCCCCACCGCCAGGACGCTACGGAGGCCGAGTGGCACGCCGAGACGGCCGCCTTCCACGCCGACCTCGCCGCGCTGCTGGAGCTGCTGGACGACCCGCGGACTGACCTGTTCGCCGTAGTGCCCAACGGCCGGCCCCCAGAAGGTGAGGGTCAGACCTGGCTGCGGGAATTTCTGCTGGTGGCTGACCACAATGCCTACCACCTCGGCGAACTGCTCGTCCTCAGGAGGCTGCTGGGCGGCACCTAG
- a CDS encoding NADAR family protein has product MTATLYFYRTAHPFSNFHPSVFTDGGETYRWAEQYLMARKAALFGDEATRQAILRATSPGECKALGRRVTPFSEGAWMEARFGAALDMLRLKFGQNAALRRVLLETGDAELVEAAANDRIWGIGFSEAQAENSWQAWGQNLLGQGLMVVRAELGGHLGEPART; this is encoded by the coding sequence ATGACGGCCACCCTCTACTTCTACCGGACAGCGCACCCGTTCTCCAATTTCCATCCGAGTGTCTTTACCGACGGCGGCGAGACCTACCGCTGGGCCGAGCAGTACCTGATGGCCCGCAAGGCGGCCCTGTTCGGGGACGAGGCGACGCGGCAGGCCATCCTGAGGGCCACCTCACCCGGCGAGTGCAAAGCGCTGGGCCGCCGGGTCACGCCCTTTAGCGAGGGGGCGTGGATGGAGGCCCGCTTCGGGGCCGCGCTGGACATGCTGCGGCTGAAATTCGGACAGAATGCGGCGCTGCGGCGGGTGCTGCTGGAGACCGGTGACGCCGAACTCGTGGAGGCCGCTGCCAACGACCGGATCTGGGGCATCGGGTTCAGTGAGGCGCAGGCCGAAAATTCCTGGCAGGCCTGGGGCCAGAACCTGCTCGGGCAGGGGCTGATGGTCGTGCGGGCCGAGCTGGGCGGGCACTTGGGCGAACCCGCACGAACTTGA
- a CDS encoding DUF2171 domain-containing protein, whose amino-acid sequence MTQDTQISDRIAQDLKDRLAKEGDHLQVKDVNGEHVGTVDHMEGAEQLKLTKNDSTDGQHHYVQLSQVESMDDVAVYLNVTRDEILK is encoded by the coding sequence ATGACCCAAGACACCCAGATCAGCGACCGCATCGCCCAGGACCTCAAGGACCGCCTCGCCAAGGAAGGCGACCACCTCCAGGTCAAGGATGTCAACGGTGAGCACGTCGGCACGGTGGACCATATGGAAGGCGCAGAACAGCTCAAGCTGACCAAGAACGACAGCACCGACGGCCAGCACCACTATGTCCAGCTGTCGCAGGTCGAGAGCATGGACGACGTAGCCGTGTACCTGAATGTCACGCGCGACGAAATCCTGAAGTAA
- a CDS encoding GNAT family N-acetyltransferase, with the protein MPLLNTPRLRLLPLSREMIEHRLERAEFTLDDQGPGGERTLHFGPEWPGDALAMFPALLRELTTSGRAEASLTFVAVRRGDGEVIGQLGAKGGRDAAGDLEIGYGFTPASWGQGYAAEAVGALCDSLLATGGVHRLTAQTATGNVASGRVLEKTGFVRVGTGWTADDGDLLLWARGAG; encoded by the coding sequence ATGCCCCTGCTGAACACGCCCCGGCTGCGGCTGCTTCCCCTGAGCCGCGAGATGATTGAGCACCGCTTGGAGCGGGCCGAATTCACGCTGGACGACCAGGGCCCAGGGGGCGAGCGGACGCTGCACTTCGGCCCCGAGTGGCCGGGCGACGCGCTGGCGATGTTTCCGGCGCTGCTGCGGGAACTGACGACCTCCGGGCGGGCCGAGGCCAGCTTGACCTTTGTCGCGGTGCGGCGCGGGGACGGCGAGGTCATAGGCCAGCTCGGCGCGAAGGGTGGGCGGGACGCGGCGGGCGACCTGGAAATCGGTTACGGCTTTACTCCGGCCTCCTGGGGTCAGGGCTACGCCGCCGAGGCTGTGGGAGCGCTGTGCGACTCTCTGCTCGCCACAGGCGGCGTCCACCGTCTGACGGCCCAGACGGCCACGGGCAACGTCGCCAGCGGCCGCGTGCTGGAAAAGACCGGGTTCGTGCGCGTCGGCACCGGCTGGACAGCGGACGACGGCGACCTGCTTTTGTGGGCGCGGGGTGCGGGATGA
- the proS gene encoding proline--tRNA ligase — MTKDGGKKDNKAAQYGVTPQSVDFNDWYNEVVKKADLADNSPVAGAMVVRPYGSALWENVVRWLDDRFKATGHESLIFPTLIPMNFIMKEADHVEGFAPELFTVNKIGTEELAEPYVMRPTSETIIGHMWSGWLNSYRDLPFLHYQWGSVFRAELRTKAFLRTSEFYWHEGHTAHADEREARAEVRMILDLYHEFCRDVLALPVVRGEKTASERFAGAVSTYSIEGMMRDGKALQSGTSHYLGQNFSRAFEVKFQTREQKEEFAHTTSWAISSRIIGAIIMTHGDDSGLIMPPRIAPIQVVVIPVGRKDNFDEMVAEGEKLAGELRAAGVRVKVDKRDGVTNGFKYNDWELKGVPVRIELGPRDLEQGVVVVKNRHGDEKETLARAEVVSGMAARLDAAHDWLLKRATDFMLSNTVTVDTYEEFKAAIEAGKWVRAFHCGDPESERAIKEDTKATARNVPLDDAEFFAEPEEGVCVHTGKPAAYGKRVIFGRQY, encoded by the coding sequence ATGACGAAAGACGGCGGCAAGAAAGACAACAAGGCGGCGCAGTACGGCGTGACGCCCCAGAGCGTGGACTTCAACGACTGGTACAACGAAGTCGTGAAGAAGGCCGACCTAGCCGACAACTCCCCGGTGGCGGGCGCGATGGTCGTGCGGCCCTACGGCTCGGCCCTGTGGGAAAACGTCGTGCGCTGGCTCGACGACCGCTTCAAGGCGACGGGGCACGAGTCGCTGATCTTCCCGACCCTCATTCCGATGAACTTCATCATGAAGGAGGCCGACCACGTCGAGGGTTTTGCGCCCGAGCTCTTCACGGTGAACAAGATCGGCACCGAGGAACTGGCCGAGCCCTACGTCATGCGCCCCACTTCCGAGACGATCATCGGGCACATGTGGAGCGGCTGGCTCAACTCGTACCGCGACCTGCCCTTCCTCCACTACCAGTGGGGCAGCGTGTTCCGCGCCGAACTGCGTACCAAGGCCTTCCTGCGCACCTCCGAGTTCTACTGGCACGAGGGCCACACCGCCCACGCCGACGAGCGTGAAGCGCGCGCCGAAGTGCGCATGATCCTGGACCTGTACCACGAGTTCTGCCGCGACGTGCTCGCCCTGCCCGTGGTGCGCGGCGAGAAGACCGCCTCCGAGCGCTTTGCCGGGGCCGTGTCCACCTACTCCATCGAGGGCATGATGCGCGACGGCAAGGCGCTGCAGTCGGGCACCTCGCACTACCTGGGCCAGAACTTCTCCAGGGCTTTCGAGGTGAAGTTCCAGACGCGCGAGCAGAAAGAAGAGTTCGCGCACACGACCTCCTGGGCGATTTCCAGCCGGATCATCGGGGCGATCATCATGACGCACGGCGACGACTCCGGCCTGATCATGCCGCCCCGCATCGCGCCCATTCAGGTCGTCGTGATTCCGGTGGGCCGCAAGGACAACTTCGACGAGATGGTCGCCGAGGGCGAGAAGCTGGCCGGCGAACTGCGCGCCGCCGGAGTGCGCGTGAAGGTGGACAAGCGTGACGGCGTGACCAACGGCTTCAAGTACAACGACTGGGAGCTCAAGGGCGTGCCGGTGCGCATCGAACTCGGCCCCCGCGATCTGGAGCAGGGCGTGGTCGTGGTCAAGAACCGCCACGGCGACGAGAAGGAGACCCTGGCCCGCGCCGAGGTGGTGAGCGGCATGGCCGCCCGCCTGGACGCGGCGCACGACTGGCTGCTGAAGCGGGCGACCGACTTCATGCTCAGCAACACCGTCACGGTGGATACCTACGAGGAGTTCAAGGCGGCCATCGAGGCGGGCAAGTGGGTACGCGCCTTCCACTGCGGCGATCCCGAGAGCGAGCGGGCCATCAAGGAAGACACTAAGGCGACCGCCCGCAACGTGCCCCTGGACGACGCCGAATTCTTCGCGGAGCCGGAGGAGGGCGTGTGCGTGCATACCGGTAAGCCCGCCGCCTACGGCAAGCGCGTGATCTTCGGCCGGCAGTACTGA
- a CDS encoding MBL fold metallo-hydrolase produces MILSAHVRDIALSATPPSGTPTTLNLSLILDPVQGPTLVDTGFPGMLELLRAALAAEGVALADIRRVLVTHHDLDHIGLLPDVVRESGAEVWASAAEVPFVQGQQSPQKRPAAPPLGGLEEIRVSRVLEDGEVLDLAGGVRVVATPGHTVGHLSFLVEKDGVLISGDALTSQDGTLHGPNPQFTPDLPQAARSVRALAALAPAGIQTYHGGFVSRDAAEQLRALSADAE; encoded by the coding sequence ATGATCCTGAGTGCACACGTCCGCGACATCGCCCTGAGCGCCACACCGCCATCGGGAACGCCGACCACCCTGAATCTCTCGCTCATCCTGGACCCGGTGCAGGGACCGACCCTGGTGGACACCGGATTTCCCGGAATGCTGGAGCTGCTGCGCGCGGCACTCGCGGCCGAAGGAGTGGCCTTGGCGGATATCCGGCGCGTGCTGGTCACGCACCACGACCTCGACCATATCGGCCTGCTGCCCGACGTGGTGCGGGAGAGCGGCGCGGAGGTCTGGGCCTCGGCCGCCGAAGTGCCGTTCGTGCAGGGCCAGCAGTCTCCGCAGAAGCGCCCGGCCGCGCCCCCACTTGGGGGCTTGGAGGAGATCCGCGTGAGCCGGGTGCTGGAAGACGGTGAGGTGCTGGACCTCGCGGGCGGTGTGCGCGTCGTAGCGACGCCCGGCCACACGGTGGGGCACCTCAGCTTCTTGGTCGAGAAGGACGGCGTCCTGATCTCGGGTGACGCCCTGACCAGCCAGGACGGCACGCTGCACGGTCCAAACCCCCAGTTCACGCCCGACCTTCCGCAGGCGGCGCGGAGTGTGCGCGCCCTGGCCGCCCTGGCCCCGGCAGGCATCCAGACCTACCACGGCGGTTTCGTCTCCAGGGATGCCGCGGAGCAGCTGCGCGCCCTTTCGGCGGACGCCGAATAG